The Tenrec ecaudatus isolate mTenEca1 chromosome 7, mTenEca1.hap1, whole genome shotgun sequence genome window below encodes:
- the LOC142452744 gene encoding translation machinery-associated protein 7-like encodes MSGREGGKKKPLKQAQKQNKEMDKEEKAFKQKQKEEQKELEELKAKAAGKGPLATGGIKKSGKK; translated from the coding sequence ATGTCGGGCCGCGAAGGTGGCAAGAAGAAGCCCCTGAAACAAGCCCAGAAGCAGAACAaggagatggacaaggaagagaaggctttcaagcagaaacagaaagaagaacaaaaggaaCTGGAGGAGCTAAAGGCGAAGGCCGCGGGGAAGGGGCCCCTGGCCACAGGTGGAATTAAGAAATCTGGCAAAAAGTGA